A window of the Parabacteroides merdae ATCC 43184 genome harbors these coding sequences:
- the trxA gene encoding thioredoxin, with protein sequence MRSLKSLLMVVAALILVSCSMSAKPEKNETEKVSSAQGEVIVLNKADFLSKVYNYEKNQTQWVYEGNKPAIIDFYADWCGPCKKVSPILKELAAQYKDDIVIYKINVDNEKELASAFGIQSIPTLLFIPKTGKPQIAQGALSKEQFVEQIDNFLLKK encoded by the coding sequence ATGAGAAGTTTGAAAAGTTTATTGATGGTTGTGGCCGCGCTGATTTTGGTCAGTTGCTCCATGTCTGCAAAACCAGAAAAAAATGAAACGGAAAAGGTGTCATCAGCGCAGGGGGAAGTGATTGTTTTGAATAAAGCGGACTTCCTGTCGAAAGTATATAATTACGAAAAGAATCAGACTCAATGGGTGTACGAAGGAAACAAACCTGCTATTATTGATTTTTATGCAGATTGGTGCGGTCCTTGCAAGAAAGTATCTCCGATCCTGAAAGAACTGGCTGCACAGTATAAGGACGATATCGTTATTTATAAGATAAATGTAGATAATGAAAAAGAGCTGGCTTCGGCATTTGGTATACAGAGTATCCCGACGTTGCTGTTCATCCCCAAGACGGGTAAACCACAGATAGCCCAGGGAGCTTTATCAAAAGAACAGTTTGTAGAGCAGATAGATAATTTCTTGCTGAAAAAATAA
- a CDS encoding 30S ribosomal protein S16: MATKIRLQRHGRKSYAFYQIVVADSRAPRDGKFIERIGSYNPNTNPATVDLNFERALYWLQVGAQPTDTTRNILSREGVCLKKHLLEGVKKGAFDEATAETKFQAWLKNKQASVQAVKDKDSEAAKAAAIARLEAEKEANKAKAEIVAKKKAELAAAEAAKQAEEAAAAAPAEEAPAAESAE, translated from the coding sequence ATGGCAACAAAAATTAGATTGCAAAGACACGGTCGCAAAAGCTACGCTTTTTATCAGATCGTAGTCGCAGACAGCAGGGCTCCACGTGATGGAAAGTTTATTGAAAGGATAGGTTCTTATAATCCGAACACTAATCCTGCTACAGTAGATTTGAACTTCGAAAGAGCTTTGTATTGGTTACAGGTAGGTGCACAACCTACAGATACCACTCGTAACATTCTTTCCCGCGAAGGTGTTTGCTTGAAAAAACACTTATTGGAAGGTGTTAAGAAGGGTGCATTCGACGAAGCTACTGCTGAAACTAAGTTTCAGGCTTGGTTGAAAAACAAACAGGCTTCTGTTCAAGCAGTAAAGGACAAAGATAGCGAAGCTGCAAAAGCTGCCGCCATTGCTCGTCTGGAAGCTGAAAAAGAAGCAAATAAGGCAAAAGCTGAAATCGTAGCTAAAAAGAAAGCAGAATTGGCAGCCGCTGAAGCTGCTAAGCAAGCTGAAGAAGCAGCTGCTGCCGCTCCAGCAGAAGAAGCTCCTGCAGCAGAAAGCGCTGAATAA